The genome window TTTGGGATTAATTATTTATTTCTACCCTTGAACTACCATGAAGGTTTACATTCGAAAATCCTAAAAAAGACAAAAATAAACTAGACCCAGCATTTTAAGATTTTTTTTAATGCTGAGACAAGATTGTTGTAAATATACCCAAAAGACATTATAGATATAGAAACAAACTTTCATTCTCTGTGGTGTATCGCTGATATTGCGATACATGGTGACTAAAGGGTAGCAATCCTTTAAGAACAAGAGCTGTCAGTTCGGCAGCTTTTATCGTTACAATTTAATAGTTTATCCCTATCACTAAAGAGGCAAGTTAGATATAGCTATTAAACAGAGAGAGTTTAAGAATAGTGTAAACCATTTCTTGTTTTGGCCACCATTTAAAATAGTAAAAAATCGATGAGAGTTGGTATTCTAATCGATTTTTTAATTTGAATTATTCGAATAAAATTCTGTTATTTCTCCATGGACTGGGTAATGCGCAATCGTGGAATTAAAATTAAACAACTTTAATATTATATAGTGTAATTCAACAACACATTCAAAAAAAGGTTGAATATGCTGGTAATACTACAAATGATATTTAGATTGGAGTGAAGGATTGTGATACAACTAGCAGGAATGCAGTTTCAACAAAGTGGTATGTGGCCATCTGATAGTATTGAAAGTGTAATCATTCAACGAATGCAGAAAGATCCAATCGTTTATTCGTATCAATCCATGGATGAATTATCGTTTGAACTCAAGTTGCGAAAAAACATCATAAAAAGTTCAAAATCCATGAATCAAGGCTATTCACAGTTTGCGAGCTTCGCAAAATCTCGTTGTAACCCCCAATATTGGCTATTGACAAATGCCGGCGGATTCCGATTAAGGGATGATGTAGCACCATCTGATGCCATTCATGACATTTACAAAAATAGTTCACTATATGCGTTTGAATGTGCTACTGCAATAATAATTATCTTTTACCATGCCGTTCTAAACAGTATTGATGAACATTTATTTAATCAATTATTCCAAAATCTCTATTTATATAGCTGGCATTCTGATTCTGATCTTGGAATACACGACATTAATACGAGTCATTTCTTACCAGGGGATGTCGTCTACTTTAATAATCCAGATTTTAATCTAGAAACCCCTTGGTGGCGAGGCGAAAATGCCGTAGTTCTCGAAGATGACACATATTTTGGGCATGGAATTGGAATTGGGAACGCTGAACAAATGATTCAAGCTCTAAATAAGACAAGAATGCCAGGGAGTAATCAATCAGCCTATCAGGAAAATTTAGTCACAAGACTATCGTTTAAACATTTGGCAAAATATTCGATGCCGCCACGAGGTTATATGAATCATAAAATTCAACATGTATTATTTCACCATAACAAAAGCTCAATTTCATATGATCGATACTTATACTATTTAAATATGATTTATAACCAGATAAACGATATAAACTTATTCCCATGAAAGATAATGTCAAGCAAAAAAAAGTTGTTTATGGTGCTTTACCATAACAGTGAGAGCATTTTTTAAATATAATGTTTGAAACTGAAATAATTAAGGAGACGATGTAGTGAGCGAATAGATAAACGTAACAGATTAAGCGAAGAACCATTTGCTTATAAAACAACGAGAAAAAGAAAAATAGTTTCTTAGATAGAACAAATCGAAGGTGCTTTATTAAATTACCATGAAAGTTGATATCCGAAATTCCTAAAAAAGACAAAAACAAACTAGACCCAGCATTTATGCTGAGACGAGATTGTTGTGAATATACCCAAAAGTCATTATAGACATAGAAACAAACTTTCATTCTCTGTGGTGTATCGCTGAATTTGCGATGTATGGTGACTAAAGTGGACATTAGTCAAGTAGAGGTTGTCCCAAAAGCCAATGTTGACAATCGTACAGCCCGGGTTTGTAGTGGTTTATCCCGTTAGTATGCTAGTATGATTAGCTCAGGATTATTTTTCCTTATTAGCTTCTAATGTTGCGGTCCTCTTGCTCCCAATTAGATACAATATCAAAATAATAATCATAAATGTAGCAGAATAACTAAAAGTCATGCCGTACCCAACACTATTTGCTAAGAATCCAAGACCTACGGATCCAATGGCCAGACCAAAATCTATAAAAATAAGTAGCATAGAATTGACAGTTGCTTTTTTCTCGGATGGAACAAGGGTTAATGCCCATGCTTGGATAATTGGATGGATTATGGCAAAAGCAATTCCGAATAGTGCCCCTGAAACCCAAACCATCCACATACTAGTTGAAAAGCCTAATAAGACCAAACCTAAAGTCCCAGAAATTGCGGCTGGAATAATAAGGATTCTGTGACCGAATCGATCGAAAATTTTACCAGAGAAAGCCCGAATAATTACCATTGCAATCCCTTGTGCGATAAAAAACTGTGAAATACTTCCGCCAACATTAATCTCTTTTCCAAAAGCCCCAATAAAGTTAACTGTTCCTGCAATTGCCATATAATTGAAAGCTACCAAAATACACGGAAGAAGAACACGCTTATCGAACATGTATTTATAGAAAGGTTCATTATTTGTCGTCTGTTTATTTTCTTTTGTAACTGTATTTTTTGTGAAAAAGCTACACACAAGTGAAAAAGACATAAGACCGAGAGTTAACATCATCATGGAGTGGAACGAATAATTTGCAAGATAAGAAATTGCGATTAGTGGCCCCATTGTCGTCCCAACGCTAGTAGACATTGCAAAAAAAACAATGCCCTCACCTAACCGAGATTTTGGAACAATATTACTTGATATTGTAAAGACTAAAATCGTAAGCATACTAAATCCAATACCTTGTAGTGCTCTAATGAATATTAAAAATCCGATGGAGTCATTTACAAAAGTAAGACCAATTGTTCCCAAAAAATAAAGGAGAGAAATAATGAGGAGCAATTTCATATTAACTTTTTGGATAATGACACTTGCAAAGAAGCGCGTAATTAGTGATGCTAACATTAAGGTTGTGGTCATGGTTCCTGCAATCGTAGGATTATCGTTAATGGTTGATACAAAAATTGGGAAACCTGCTGTAATCATATAAAAAGAAGCGAACATTACTAAAGACAATACTATAATAATTAAATATTGGTTTGTCCATAGTTTAACTTTTATTTTACCCATGGTGTATAAGACCGCCTTTCAAAACTACTTACAAAATCATGACAACTTTATTCTTTCCTATTATTTAAAAAATATTATTAGCGAAAATATAACTGTAGAAATTGAGAAATACTAACGGGGAAGTTCTCAAAGGCTACAAACAACCTTAAAAGTCTTGTCGTTTATAAGATTGTGAAAAGGTGTACTTAAGCTAACTGGTGCACGAGTTCAACAAGGAGGTTAAGATGACCGTCTTTTTCTTTAGAAAGTTATTTTTGAATATTATGGTATTATGAAGATGTAGCTATTTAACCATCGTAGAAGAATTGTTTAAGAAGGAAGCGTAATTGTACTGAATAAACCAGGAGAGGTATTATTGGAGAAAAAAATAACATTTAGGATAGCAACAGAACAGGATTTAGATAAAATTGTGAAAATGCTTGCTGATGATACTTTAGGAAGTAAGAGAGAGCGTTATGAGCAACCACTCCCAGAAAGTTACTTAAAAGCGTTTCAAGCTATTACATCTGATCCTAACAATGAGTTAGTCGTAGCTTGTCAAGACAATGAAGTTATCGGTGTGCTACAAATTACATTTACACCGTATATAACACATCAAGGCAGATGGAGAGCGACAATTGAAGGCGTAAGAACATCATCCTCTGAACGTGGCAAAGGGGTAGGAACTGAACTAATTCGTTGGGCAATTCAACGTGCGAGAGAACGTGATTGCCATTTGGTTCAACTAACAACAGATAAAAAACGGAACGATGCCTTACGTTTTTATGAACAGTTAGGTTTTAAAGCCACACACGAAGGCATGAAAATGAAACTTTAAATTTTTCTTATTAAGCTAACGGGTGCGATAGTTAAACAAGACGATCAGTAATATTGTCGTCTCTTATCTTCAAACAATATTTTTTAAAAATTATGGTACTCTGATATAGAGCTATTGAACTATTGGGGCAGTTTAGTTGAACAAGCGCCTTTGGCTCTTATTTAATAATCGGGCCATATTCTTGAATAATATTCAATAAGGAAATTGATATTTATGCTAAAATTGAAATCGTAAAGGTTGCTATTTCCTCTAGACGTAAGCAGTTTTTAGATTTTAGAGACTCACCCATGTATGGTTTGATGAAAGTATAAAATAGGACATTTTATAAAATTTTGATGCAAAAAATAAAAAAGGACGAGGTGGATTCAAATATGATAAGTGATACAGATTTGAAGCACTTGCGACGTAGTGTTGAATTAGCAAAAATCGCTCTGGAGAAAGGTGACGAGCCATTTGGTTCAGTACTTGTGTCAGCCGATGGAGAAGTGCTTTTTGAAGATCATAACCACGTGGCAGGCGGTGACCATACCCAACACCCGGAATTTGCTATAGCACGATGGGCAGCTAATAACATGGTACCTGAAAAAAGAAGCAAGGCGACAGTATATACCTCTGGAGAACATTGCCCTATGTGCGCTGCGGCTCACGGTTGGGTTGGTTTAGGTCGAATCGTTTATGCAAGTTCATCTGAACAGTTGGTACAATGGTTTGTTGAATTAGGCGTTGCTCCATCGCGTGTTCAGAATCTGCCCATCCAAGATGTTATTAGTGATACCACAGTAGATGGCCCTGTTCCTGAACTAGCGGAGGAAGTTCGTCAACTTCATCGTCAGTTTTACACAAAGGGACGTTAAACATAACACAATCTCGACATTTAGAGCTGTCATAAGGTTATACATATGATAATAAAAGCCTACAATACTAGGTACTTTAATGCCTATCGTTAATAAATAATAAAAAGCAGCATTGATCGGTAAAATCCAATGCTGTTTTTTTGCCTTTTAAATTACCACGGTGAACTGTATCATAAATAAATAAATAACAAGGCCATTTGGAACTAGATTTTATATTCATTCCCAAGCAAACGGGCAGTTAGCTCAATAAGGAATGTCAATGAGAGTACTGCATCAGTAGGCTAATTGAACAAATAGCTATAATAATAAATATAATCAATCCTATGATTCCAATACTTAACAACCCTAATAAAATATATTTTTTATTGCTAATTTTATATATATACCATGTAATTCTACAACTAGCACCTCTTAAAATAGTATTTTAGTTTATTCCTATTGTGTACTTGTCCTTTTATTCTTTGGAGTGGCGTTTTTACTCAACTGAATGGTGTAAGAGTTCAACAAGGCGATCATAAAAACGA of Oceanobacillus zhaokaii contains these proteins:
- a CDS encoding nucleoside deaminase — protein: MISDTDLKHLRRSVELAKIALEKGDEPFGSVLVSADGEVLFEDHNHVAGGDHTQHPEFAIARWAANNMVPEKRSKATVYTSGEHCPMCAAAHGWVGLGRIVYASSSEQLVQWFVELGVAPSRVQNLPIQDVISDTTVDGPVPELAEEVRQLHRQFYTKGR
- a CDS encoding protein-glutamine gamma-glutamyltransferase, which encodes MIQLAGMQFQQSGMWPSDSIESVIIQRMQKDPIVYSYQSMDELSFELKLRKNIIKSSKSMNQGYSQFASFAKSRCNPQYWLLTNAGGFRLRDDVAPSDAIHDIYKNSSLYAFECATAIIIIFYHAVLNSIDEHLFNQLFQNLYLYSWHSDSDLGIHDINTSHFLPGDVVYFNNPDFNLETPWWRGENAVVLEDDTYFGHGIGIGNAEQMIQALNKTRMPGSNQSAYQENLVTRLSFKHLAKYSMPPRGYMNHKIQHVLFHHNKSSISYDRYLYYLNMIYNQINDINLFP
- a CDS encoding MFS transporter encodes the protein MGKIKVKLWTNQYLIIIVLSLVMFASFYMITAGFPIFVSTINDNPTIAGTMTTTLMLASLITRFFASVIIQKVNMKLLLIISLLYFLGTIGLTFVNDSIGFLIFIRALQGIGFSMLTILVFTISSNIVPKSRLGEGIVFFAMSTSVGTTMGPLIAISYLANYSFHSMMMLTLGLMSFSLVCSFFTKNTVTKENKQTTNNEPFYKYMFDKRVLLPCILVAFNYMAIAGTVNFIGAFGKEINVGGSISQFFIAQGIAMVIIRAFSGKIFDRFGHRILIIPAAISGTLGLVLLGFSTSMWMVWVSGALFGIAFAIIHPIIQAWALTLVPSEKKATVNSMLLIFIDFGLAIGSVGLGFLANSVGYGMTFSYSATFMIIILILYLIGSKRTATLEANKEK
- a CDS encoding GNAT family N-acetyltransferase, whose translation is MEKKITFRIATEQDLDKIVKMLADDTLGSKRERYEQPLPESYLKAFQAITSDPNNELVVACQDNEVIGVLQITFTPYITHQGRWRATIEGVRTSSSERGKGVGTELIRWAIQRARERDCHLVQLTTDKKRNDALRFYEQLGFKATHEGMKMKL